A single region of the Pseudomonas mandelii genome encodes:
- a CDS encoding CaiB/BaiF CoA transferase family protein: MPLTAKPLSGLKVIELGTLIAGPFASRICGEFGAEVIKIESPDGGDPLRKWRKLYEGTSLWWFVQARNKKSLTLNLKHPDGLAILKKLLAEADILIENFRPGVLEKLGLGWDVLHALNPKLVMVRLSGFGQTGPMKDQPGFGAVGESMGGLRYITGFEDRPPVRTGISIGDSIAALWGVIGALMALRHREVNGGQGQVVDVALYEAIFAMMESMVPEFDVFGFIRERTGNIMPGITPSSIHTSADGKHVQIGANGDAIFKRFMLVIGREDLANDPVLASNDGRDSRRDEIYGVIDRWVNSQSLDTVLTQLNQADVPVSRIFSAEDMFSDPQYLAREMFLQAKLPDGKDFKMPGIVPKLSETPGDCAWVGPQLGEHNAQVLNDLGYDPQQIAKLREDGAI; encoded by the coding sequence ATGCCGCTCACCGCCAAACCGCTCTCAGGTCTGAAAGTCATCGAATTGGGCACCTTGATCGCCGGCCCGTTTGCCTCGCGTATTTGCGGTGAATTCGGCGCCGAAGTAATCAAGATCGAATCCCCCGACGGCGGTGATCCGCTGCGCAAATGGCGAAAACTCTACGAAGGCACCTCGCTGTGGTGGTTCGTCCAGGCCCGCAACAAAAAATCCCTGACCCTGAACCTGAAACACCCTGACGGCCTGGCAATCCTGAAAAAGCTGCTGGCCGAAGCGGACATCCTGATCGAGAATTTTCGCCCTGGCGTGTTGGAAAAACTTGGCCTGGGCTGGGACGTCTTGCACGCCCTCAACCCGAAACTGGTGATGGTACGGCTGTCGGGCTTCGGCCAGACCGGGCCGATGAAGGATCAACCCGGTTTTGGCGCCGTTGGTGAATCCATGGGCGGCCTGCGCTACATCACCGGTTTCGAAGACCGGCCACCGGTGCGCACCGGGATTTCCATCGGTGACTCGATTGCCGCGCTATGGGGTGTGATTGGCGCACTGATGGCGTTGCGTCACCGCGAGGTCAACGGTGGCCAGGGCCAGGTGGTGGACGTGGCGCTGTATGAAGCAATCTTCGCCATGATGGAAAGCATGGTGCCGGAGTTCGATGTGTTCGGTTTCATTCGCGAGCGCACCGGCAACATCATGCCAGGCATCACGCCCTCCTCGATCCACACCAGCGCCGACGGCAAGCATGTGCAGATAGGCGCCAATGGCGATGCAATCTTCAAACGCTTCATGCTGGTCATCGGTCGCGAAGACCTGGCCAACGACCCGGTGCTGGCCAGCAACGATGGCCGCGACAGCCGCCGTGACGAGATTTACGGGGTGATCGATCGCTGGGTCAATTCGCAGTCGCTGGACACCGTGCTCACGCAGCTGAATCAGGCCGATGTACCTGTCAGTCGGATCTTCAGCGCCGAAGACATGTTCAGTGATCCGCAGTATCTGGCCCGGGAAATGTTCCTGCAGGCCAAGCTGCCGGACGGCAAAGACTTCAAGATGCCGGGGATTGTGCCGAAACTCTCTGAGACACCCGGCGATTGCGCATGGGTCGGGCCGCAGTTAGGCGAGCACAACGCGCAGGTACTCAACGATCTTGGTTACGACCCGCAACAGATTGCCAAGCTGCGCGAAGACGGGGCCATCTAA